The following DNA comes from Acidicapsa ligni.
GAAGTTCAGAGGCTCCTTCAGCAAGGTTATTGCTTCGGGAGGCAGAGGCTTGTCGGCATTGGCGAGCAGCACGCTGACCTGCCACATCTGCGTTTCGGACAGGACGCCTTTGTAGGCAGGCATCCCGGAGAGGCGAATGCCATTGGAGACTTTCCAATAGGTTTCTCCGGCCGGGTCGTCGCTCACGCCTACGACTTCGCCATGATGCTTTTCCCAAAGCGGGGGCGCGTCGGGAAACATGTGTCCGCCGGCTGCGGAGGGGGTGCTGGAGACTCCGTGACAGAAGGCGCATTGCTCGCGGTAGATATGGGCTCCGGCGATGAAATTTGCTTCGTTCGGCTCGATCGGCACTGTGCGGGGTATCTCTCTGTCGATCCGATTGTGGAGGGCAATTTCGGCGAGTTGCCGTTCAAAGGGCAGCGCGTCATCGCTTGCCGCAACCGGGGGATGGCCGTGATGGAACCAGACAAATGCCACTGCGGGAAGAAGCAGGATTCCGATGATAATTCCCAGGAAAATTCGCATCATCTGAAACGGAACCTCCAGTTTCTCAACCATACTAGCGGACTATCAACCCGATGGCGAACCTGGTGCGGCTACTGATTTATTTATGACCTGCAGTTTGTCCCGATCTGGATGCCGGGTTTTTTCTGCAGGTTTTCCGCATAGGGGAATTAGTATTCATTGCACTACTCCATTTGTATCGGCTGGTTGATGAATTCGGTGAGTCTGGCGGAGAGATTGGAAAGAGGGATATTGCAATGGCAGATCACACAAACATGAAGCTGGGCCGCAAGTCCATTCGGACGGACAGCCGCACCCTGCAACTTGGGAAATATATCGGGGCCGGGCTGCCGGCTGCTCCTGCTGCTGCTGACTGGACCAAGGGCATTCAGAAGTGGGGCATGATGCTCAATGACAAACTGGGCGACTGCACGATTGCCAGTGTGGCCCATGCGGTCCAGGTCTGGTCGGCGAATACAGCGGGCGAGATTACGGTGCCTGATGCGCAGGTGTTGGAATACTTCGAGCAATGGGATGGATACAAGCCGAGCGATCCCAGCACTGATGCTGGCGGAGTTGAGCTGAATGTGTTGACCCGATGGCGAAAGGGGGCTTTCGATACGCACAAACTGATCGCTTTTGCCGATGTGGCGATTACCAATCTGGAAGAGGTGCGACAGGCGATTCACCTCTTTGGCGGTGTGTACATCGGCGTTGGTCTGCCTATTACGGCGCAGACGCAGGATGTCTGGGACGTTGTGAAGGATGGCGGGGCGCACGCAAAGGCGGGTAGCTGGGGCGGCCATGCTGTCTTTGTGCCCAAGTATGATGCTCACGGCTTTACCTGCATCACGTGGGGAGCAACCAAGACGATGACCAATGCGTTCTGGGAAAAATATGTCGATGAGGCGCATGCTTTGCTGAGCCATGACTGGCTGGCGCGTAAGGGTGCTCCTTCGGGGTTCAAACTGGATGAGCTGAAGGCAGATCTGGCGCTGATTCACTAAGCTGATTCGGGAAATCGGGTCGGGCGGAATTGGGCTGGATGGCGCCTGGGCGCAGGATATTCAATGGTTTCCGGAAGGGTTTCTGGAATTCGCGATACCGAAACGGTAGTTGAAACCGTCTTACCGCTGTCACTCTTTGTTGTTGCATCTGCGATGAAGGGCTCGAACCAGAAGACGCGCTATACGTGTGTGCGGAGTGGCTGTTCGCGTGGACCTGATCTGCTTTCGGGTCTTCTTTCGGAGCCTCTTTCAGGTTCTGGCAATACGGGGCTGGCCCCTAAGGTGATTTAATACGAAAGGGGCTGCTGCCATATTGGCGCGGTTCTCGATCGCTGTGGAGGAATCCCGATACCGATGTTTTCGTTTAAAAATTCTGTTCTTTTGCTTGTTCTTACCGCGTCTGCAACCCTGGGTTTACAGGCACAAGACAGCAGCTCACAACCGCAGCAGCCTGCTGCCGCCGCACCAACGCCGACTCAGCAGTCCATGACCGTTCAGGCGCGTATTCGCGCTCGCAGGGAACAGCGTCGCGCTACGGCTATCCATGATGTATACAGCCATCTGTACGAGGTGTATCTCGGTGGAGGGTATACGCGCACGATTCCTGGGCCTGGCGCGGTACCGGGAAAGGGTCTGCAACATCTGAATGAGTACGGCTGGAATCTGGGCGTTAGCCGCTATTACACCGAAAAGTTCGGCGTTACGCTGGATGGACGTGGATTGTATGGACCGGCCTACGTTGGACCGAACGCGATTTCGGGAAGCTCCATTACGGAGCCGCGCATCAGCCAGTATGAGGCCCTGATCGGACCGACTTACCGCTTCGTGCTCCACCCCAAATACTCGATCTCCGGCAGGATCATGGGTGGTATCGCTTATGGGAATTTCTCCAGCGATACGGCGACTTTTGGCCCCACTGCACTGGGGCTTTATGGAAATGGACCAGCGGGTGCCTTCAGCGCCAGCGTTCCATTTGAGTACAACGTGAATCCGAGTGTCGGTATTCGTATCGCGCCGGAGTATCTGCTGACTACTTTTGGTTCGTCGATTCAGAATGGCCGTGGAGTTACTGCCGGTGTAGTCGTTCGTTTTGGCAAGCTATAAGGTTCAGCATCTTCGGGTAGTTATCGAGTTATAAGCATAAGGCGCGAACAGATTGAATCCTGTTCGCGCCTTATGCTTTTTCAATTTGCGGAGGAGTTATTGCAGGATGGGAACTCCGGCAATTCGCTGTTGCCACTCGGCTGGGCCAGTGTTGTGAACGCTTGTTCCTTTGGAATCGACGGCGACGGTGACAGGCATATTTTCTACGTCGAATTCGTAGATTGCTTCCATGCCCAGGTCTTCAAAGGCCAGTAATTTTGAGCCGCGAATCGCCTTTGACACCAGGTAGGCTGCGCCGCCTACAGCCATGAGATAGACGGCTCCGAATTCGCGAATAGCTTCAATGGCTGTCGGGCCGCGCTCGGCCTTGCCAACCATGCCCAGCAGACCGGTTTCGGCGAGCATCTGGCGGGTGAACTTGTCCATGCGCGTGGCGGTGGTTGGGCCAGCCGGGCCAACGACTTCTTCGCGGACGGGATCTACCGGGCCTACGTAGTAGATGAAACGGTCCTTGAAGTCGACGGGCAGTTTTTCACCGCGATTGAGGATGTCGGTCATGCGTTTATGCGCGGCGTCGCGTCCTGTGAGCAGCTTGCCGCTGAGGAGGAGTACTTCGCCGGGCTTCCATGACTCAGCTTCGGCGCGAGTCACCGTGTTGAGGTTTACCGGGCGCGCTTTGGAGACATCGTAAGTCAGCCTGGGCCAGTCCTCGAGAGACGGTGGATCGAGATACACGGGACCGGAGCCATCGAGTACGAAGTGTGCGTGGCGGGTTGCCGCGCAGTTGGGAATCATGGCTACAGGCAGATTGGCGGCGTGGCAGGGGGAATCCAGCACTTTCACGTCGAGAACGGTAGTTAGACCGCCCAGACCCTGGGCACCGATGCCGAGACGGTTTACCTTGTCATACAACTCGATGCGCAGTTCTTCGGCACGGTTTTTGGGGCCACGCGCGATGAGCTGTTGTATGTCGATGTCATCCATCAGAGATCGCTTGGCGAGCAGCATTGCCTTCTCCGCAGTGCCGCCGATGCCGATACCCAGCATGCCTGGCGGGCACCAGCCTGCGCCCATTGTGGGGACAGTCTTAAGCACCCATTCAACGACAGAGTCGGACGGATTGAGCATGACGAATTTGCTCTTGGCCTCGGAGCCGCCGCCTTTGGCTGCTACGGTTATATCGACCGTGTTGCCGCGCACCAGTTCAACATTTACGACGCTCGGGGTGTTGTCTCTGGTGTTCTTGCGGGCTCCCGCAGGATCGGCCAGAATGGAGCCGCGCAGCTTGTTATCTGGATCGAGATAGGCCCGCCGGACGCCTTCGTCACACATGGCCTGTAGATCGAGTTCTGAATCGAAGCGTACGTCCATCCCGACCTTGAGGAAGACATTCACGATGCCTGTGTCCTGGCAGATGGGCCGATGACCTTCGGCGCACATGCGGCTGTTGATCAGGATCTGCGCCATCGCATCCTTGGCCGCGTGAGATTGCTCCTTTTCATAGGCAGCGGCGAGGCTGGTGATGTAGTGTACTGGATGGTAGTAGCTGATGTACTGCAATGCGCCTGCAACACTCGCAATAAAATCTTCCTGCCGAATGACCGTCATGAGAAAAGCTCCTCAAATCGCTACCCCACTAGGGTAAAGGATGTGGGCTATCGCTGGCATATTACGAAAATGTCGGTATTGGTTCAGTTTGGATAATTGTCCTTTTATGAAGAGCGGCAGAAGC
Coding sequences within:
- a CDS encoding c-type cytochrome — translated: MMRIFLGIIIGILLLPAVAFVWFHHGHPPVAASDDALPFERQLAEIALHNRIDREIPRTVPIEPNEANFIAGAHIYREQCAFCHGVSSTPSAAGGHMFPDAPPLWEKHHGEVVGVSDDPAGETYWKVSNGIRLSGMPAYKGVLSETQMWQVSVLLANADKPLPPEAITLLKEPLNFTPGQPVNQPGNQSSAVK
- a CDS encoding fumarate hydratase; translated protein: MTVIRQEDFIASVAGALQYISYYHPVHYITSLAAAYEKEQSHAAKDAMAQILINSRMCAEGHRPICQDTGIVNVFLKVGMDVRFDSELDLQAMCDEGVRRAYLDPDNKLRGSILADPAGARKNTRDNTPSVVNVELVRGNTVDITVAAKGGGSEAKSKFVMLNPSDSVVEWVLKTVPTMGAGWCPPGMLGIGIGGTAEKAMLLAKRSLMDDIDIQQLIARGPKNRAEELRIELYDKVNRLGIGAQGLGGLTTVLDVKVLDSPCHAANLPVAMIPNCAATRHAHFVLDGSGPVYLDPPSLEDWPRLTYDVSKARPVNLNTVTRAEAESWKPGEVLLLSGKLLTGRDAAHKRMTDILNRGEKLPVDFKDRFIYYVGPVDPVREEVVGPAGPTTATRMDKFTRQMLAETGLLGMVGKAERGPTAIEAIREFGAVYLMAVGGAAYLVSKAIRGSKLLAFEDLGMEAIYEFDVENMPVTVAVDSKGTSVHNTGPAEWQQRIAGVPILQ